A single window of Cottoperca gobio chromosome 9, fCotGob3.1, whole genome shotgun sequence DNA harbors:
- the smarcb1a gene encoding SWI/SNF-related matrix-associated actin-dependent regulator of chromatin subfamily B member 1 encodes MALSKTFGQKPVKFQLEEDGDFYMIGSEVGNYLRMFRGSLYKRYPSLWRKLASVEERKKIVESSHDHGYTQLATSVTLLKAAEVEEILEGNDEKYKAISISTEPPAYLREQKGKRNSQWVPTLPNSSHHLDAVPCSTTINRSRLGRDKKRTFPLCFDDHDPAVIHENATQSEVLVPIRLDMEIEGQKLRDAFTWNMNEKLMTPEMFAEILCDDLDLNPLAFVPAIASAIRQQIESYPTDGILEEQTDQRVIIKLNIHVGNISLVDQFEWDMSERENSPEKFALKLCSELGLGGEFVTTIAYSIRGQLSWHQRTYAFSENPLPTVEIAIRNTGDADQWCPLLETLTDAEMEKKIRDQDRNTRRMRRLANTAPAW; translated from the exons ATGGCGCTTAGCAAAACGTTTGGACAAAAACCAGTAAAATTTCAGCTCGAGGAGGATGGAGACTTTTACATGATCGGATCGGAG gTGGGGAACTACCTCCGTATGTTCAGAGGCTCCCTGTATAAAAGATACCCGTCATTATGGAGAAAACTGGCATCAGTAGAAGAACGAAAGAAAATAGTGGAGTCCTCACACG ATCACGGCTACACTCAGCTGGCCACCAGTGTGACTCTGCTGAAGGCTGCGGAGGTCGAAGAGATCCTGGAAGGAAACGATGAGAAGTACAAAGCTATCTCCATCAGTACTGAGCCCCCCGCCTACCTCAG GGAACAGAAGGGGAAGAGGAACAGTCAGTGGGTTCCCACCCTGCCCAACAGCTCTCACCACCTGGACGCAGTGCCCTGCTCCACCACCATCAACCGTAGCCGCCTGGGCCGCGACAAGAAGAGAACCTTCCCACTGTG CTTTGACGACCACGATCCAGCAGTGATCCACGAGAACGCCACTCAATCTGAAGTTCTGGTTCCGATCCGTCTGGACATGGAGATCGAGGGACAGAAGCTCAGAGACGCTTTCACCTGGAATATGAACG AGAAGCTGATGACGCCTGAGATGTTTGCTGAGATCCTCTGCGACGACCTGGACCTCAACCCGCTGGCCTTCGTCCCGGCCATCGCCTCGGCCATCCGACAGCAGATAGAGTCTTACCCGACAGACGGCATCCTGGAGGAGCAGACGGACCAGAGGGTCATCATCAAG TTGAACATCCATGTGGGGAACATCTCCCTGGTGGACCAGTTTGAGTGGGAtatgtctgagagagagaactCTCCAGAGAAGTTCGCCCTGAAGCTTTGCTCCGAGCTCGGCCTGGGCGGAGAGTTCGTCACCACCATCGCCTACAGCATCCGCGGTCAGCTGAGCTGGCACCAGAGGACGTACGCCTTCAG TGAGAACCCGCTGCCCACAGTGGAGATAGCCATTAGAAACACAGGTGACGCTGACCAGTggtgccccctgctggagacGCTGACAGACgcagagatggagaagaagatCAGAGATCAGGACAGAAACACGAG ACGAATGAGGCGACTGGCGAACACGGCACCTGCGTGGTAG
- the LOC115013675 gene encoding derlin-2-like: MAHSFTQEYFQIPVVTRTYTTACVLTTAAVQLEVITPFQLYFNPDLIIRRYEIWRLITSFLFFGSLGFSFVFNIIFLYRYCRMLEEGCFRGRTADFVFMFLFGGTVMTLFGLFANVFFLGQAFIIMLVYVWSRRHPLVRMNFFGFLNFQAPFLPWVLMGFSLLLGNSIVVDLLGISVGHMYYFLEDVFPNQPGGRRLLMTPQLLRAMFDQPEDPDYRPLQEEQQGGDLQQDEEPHN; encoded by the exons atggCTCACAGCTTCACTCAGGAGTATTTTCAGATCCCTGTGGTGACCCGAACATACACGACCGCCTGCGTCCTCACCACTGCTGCTGTG CAACTTGAGGTCATCACCCCCTTTCAGCTCTATTTTAACCCCGACCTCATCATCAGAAGATACGAG aTATGGCGCCTGATAACCAGCTTCCTCTTCTTTGGTTCTCTTGGATTCAGCTTTGTGTTCAACATCATCTTTCT TTATCGATACTGTCGGATGCTGGAGGAAGGATGTTTCCGGGGAAGgacagcggattttgttttcatgttcctGTTTGGGGGAACCGTGATGACT CTGTTCGGTCTGTTCGCCAACGTCTTCTTCCTGGGCCAGGCCTTCATCATCATGCTGGTGTACGTGTGGAGTAGAAGACATCCGCTCGTACGCATGAACTTCTTCGGCTTCCTGAACTTCCAGGCGCCTTTCCTCCCCTGGGTGCTCATGGGATTTTCGCTTCTGCTCGGAAACTCCATCGTGGTCGACCTCCTAg GTATCAGTGTCGGTCACATGTACTACTTCCTAGAAGATGTGTTTCCAAACCAGCCGGGAGGACGGAGGCTGCTGATGACTCCACAACTTCT ACGGGCCATGTTTGACCAGCCGGAGGACCCAGACTACCGTCCCCTCCAAGAagagcagcagggaggagaTCTGCAGCAGGACGAGGAGCCGCACAATTAG